The following coding sequences lie in one Haemorhous mexicanus isolate bHaeMex1 chromosome 10, bHaeMex1.pri, whole genome shotgun sequence genomic window:
- the ZBTB38 gene encoding zinc finger and BTB domain-containing protein 38 yields the protein MTVMSHSKDLKDDFHSDTVLSILNEQRIRGILCDVTIIVEDTKFKAHSNVLAASSLYFKNIFWSRTICISGHVLELDDLKAEVFTEILNYIYSSTVVVKRQETVTDLAAAGKKLGISFLEDLTDVNFSSSPCPYSYCVNEKGTVKEEKHEKRPEDSAVTNGPRITNAFSIFETENNLFSPLDLRASFKKVSDTIQAPSIGLDRSDVCKDAEPASTLAEHSYAVSSGGDTSQGAPFVNQDSSPSYQVGEDRYENHQATPVIQQGKQAGSTPKSAFKPQGTDLAVAKVPASALTAAEAPHEAVSDQTITSFPKSQNKTGDLHVSREEGNTSANVSASGATVTPPVYSCNYCAKSFNDRVLLTAHLQLHSEHQETFICKYCSKQFANLNILESHEQVCMRSSNLSAHNGNEQNFADNCTATEGRNGSSCANTEPPLPENSITDCSNANCTLPETDHLVKVVDGQILYTCVVCKRSYVTLSSLRRHANVHSWRRTYPCHYCNKVFALAEYRTRHEIWHTGERRYQCIFCLETFMTYYILKNHQKSFHAIDHRLSVNKKTANGGLKPNMYPYKLYRLLPMKCRRLPYKSYRNSSYENVPASTQANETASNCFIPSSLSSELPPLNFQHSIISNNRTLALDTSSGNNTASSTNTQNPSSGGVGILNSDLQRNFFPAEKRVSTAANDSGSQECDSSVVSLANVNENSTSVISYSSSAPSVIMHSSRVSSVIMHSKTVTSIENSKTESSNNLPSQSVSDDCKYGSDNYGKCSTKSKTIKDKKKTLLYNRAEATEDTQHMTGSEGSCSKTTNIVQESSKTETYIAKPALPGTSADSNVAPLCQITVKIGNEAIVKRHILGSKLFCKRGRKSKHESKQDNLTEEPEMEVKEKSPSGLYSSECLELTEMCDDVSDQDSSDKPWRPYYNYKPKKKSKQLRKMKKTKWRKKHGSKNTGMDSHNTCGREYALRNAPEEKVVSQEENTEMPNLHCELCERDQSSTAEAQEHVHWHVAASKPYICELCQKQFQSPSTLKMHMRCHTGEKPYTCKTCGKCFSVPSNLQKHERIHLGVKDFVCQYCNKAFTLNETLKIHERIHTGEKRYHCQFCFQSFLYLSTKRNHEQRHVREHNGKGYACFQCPKICKTAAALGMHQKKHLFKSPGTQDRKEQFCNESTKLLENPHFLGSEGSKVKNTQSVTPEVIL from the coding sequence aTGACAGTCATGTCCCATTCAAAGGACCTCAAGGATGACTTCCACAGTGACACTGTACTTTCCATTTTAAATGAACAGCGCATTCGGGGTATTTTATGCGATGTCACCATAATCGTGGAAGACACCAAATTTAAAGCCCATAGTAATGTACTGGCAGCTTCAAGCCTTtacttcaaaaacattttttggaGTCGTACTATCTGTATTTCAGGTCATGTACTGGAGTTAGATGATCTCAAAGCTGAAGTGTTTACAGAGATACTGAATTACATCTACAGTTCCACAGTAGTTGTTAAGAGGCAGGAAACTGTAACGGAtcttgcagctgcagggaaaaaactggGAATATCATTTCTAGAAGATCTTACAGATGTAAATTTTTCAAGTTCCCCCTGTCCCTATTCATATTGTGTTAATGAAAAAGGGACtgtcaaagaggaaaaacatgaaaagcGACCTGAAGATTCTGCTGTGACAAATGGACCACGAATTACAAATGCATTCTCgatttttgaaacagaaaacaatttgtTTTCTCCCCTTGATTTGAGGGCCAGCTTTAAAAAGGTGTCTGACACAATACAAGCTCCCAGCATTGGCCTCGACAGAAGCGATGTGTGCAAAGATGCTGAGCCAGCCAGTACCTTGGCTGAACACTCCTATGCAGTTTCTTCTGGGGGAGATACTTCACAAGGAGCACCTTTTGTTAACCAGGACAGCAGCCCTTCATACCAGGTGGGTGAGGACCGCTATGAAAATCACCAAGCCACCCCAGTCATTCAGCAGGGAAAACAAGCAGGTAGTACTCCCAAGTCAGCCTTTAAGCCCCAGGGTACTGATTTGGCTGTAGCAAAAGTACCAGCCTCTGCTCTAACCGCTGCAGAAGCCCCGCACGAAGCAGTTAGTGATCAGACAATTACTTCCTTTCCAAAAtctcaaaataaaacaggagaTTTACATGTATCCAGAGAAGAGGGAAACACTTCTGCTAATGTCTCTGCATCTGGGGCGACAGTCACTCCACCTGTTTACAGTTGTAACTATTGTGCAAAATCATTCAATGACCGGGTGTTACTCACTGCTCACCTTCAGCTCCACTCAGAGCATCAAGAAACTTTCATATGCAAATACTGCAGCAAACAATTTGCAAATCTAAATATACTGGAAAGTCATGAACAAGTCTGCATGAGATCAAGTAACTTATCAGCTCACAATGGAAATGAACAAAATTTTGCAGATAACTGTACTGCTACAGAGGGACGGAATGGAAGCTCCTGTGCGAACACAGAGCCTCCTTTGCCTGAGAACAGCATCACTGATTGTTCTAATGCAAACTGCACTTTACCAGAAACTGATCATTTGGTTAAAGTTGTTGATGGGCAGATACTATACACTTGCGTTGTTTGCAAGCGTAGTTACGTCACATTGTCCAGCCTTCGAAGACATGCAAATGTGCATTCCTGGAGGAGAACATACCCTTGTCACTACTGCAATAAAGTCTTCGCGTTAGCTGAGTACCGCACCCGCCATGAGATCTGGCACACTGGAGAGAGGCGCTACCAGTGCATTTTCTGTCTGGAGACCTTCATGACTTACTATATACTGAAAAATCACCAGAAGTCTTTCCATGCAATTGACCATCGCCTGTCAGTAAATAAAAAGACGGCCAATGGGGGTTTAAAACCAAATATGTACCCATACAAACTGTATCGACTCTTACCCATGAAATGCAGGCGACTGCCTTATAAATCCTATCGAAATTCTTCCTATGAAAATGTTCCAGCGAGTACCCAGGCTAATGAAACTGCTTCTAACTGTTTCATTCCAAGCTCTCTTAGCTCTGAGCTACCACCGCTGAATTTTCAACATAGTATAATATCAAACAACAGAACTCTGGCCTTGGATACATCTTCAGGTAATAATACAGCATCTTCCACCAATACTCAGAATCCTTCATCTGGAGGAGTAGGTATCTTAAATTCTGACCTGCAGAGGAACTTTTTCCCAGCTGAAAAAAGAGTTTCCACTGCTGCGAATGACTCAGGTTCACAGGAGTGTGATTCCTCAGTTGTGTCTTTGGCTAATGTGAATGAAAATTCAACCTCTGTCATCAGTTACAGCAGTTCTGCACCCTCTGTTATAATGCACAGTAGCAGAGTTTCATCAGTAATAATGCACAGTAAAACAGTCACTTCCATAGAAAACAGTAAGACAGAATCTTCAAATAACCTACCCAGTCAGTCAGTAAGTGATGACTGTAAGTATGGGTCGGATAATTATGGAAAGTGCAGTACAAAATCAAAAACTATTaaggataaaaagaaaacactgctgTACAACAGAGCAGAAGCAACTGAGGATACACAGCACATGACAGGATCTGAAGGTTCATGTAGCAAAACTACAAATATTGTCCAAGAGTCCAGTAAAACTGAAACATACATTGCAAAGCCTGCCTTACCTGGAACATCTGCTGATAGCAATGTCGCACCTCTTTGTCAGATAACAGTAAAAATCGGTAATGAAGCCATTGTAAAAAGACATATATTAGGATCTAAGCTGTTTTGTAAAAGGGGCCGAAAATCCAAACATGAGTCCAAACAGGACAATCTCACTGAAGAGCCAGAAATggaggtaaaagaaaaaagcccgTCTGGACTCTACAGCTCAGAATGCCTGGAACTGACAGAAATGTGTGATGACGTTAGTGACCAGGACTCCAGTGATAAACCCTGGAGACCTTATTATAACTataaaccaaaaaagaaatccaaacagctaagaaaaatgaaaaagaccAAGTGGAGGAAAAAGCACGGAAGCAAGAACACTGGTATGGACAGCCACAACACGTGCGGTCGAGAGTATGCGCTCAGGAATGCTCCTGAGGAAAAGGTGGTCAGCCAGGAGGAGAACACAGAAATGCCTAATCTTCACTGTGAGCTCTGTGAAAGAGACCAGTCTTCCACAGCAGAAGCTCAAGAACATGTACACTGGCATGTAGCTGCTTCAAAGCCTTATATTTGTGAGTTATGCCAAAAACAATTTCAAAGTCCATCcactttaaaaatgcatatGAGGTGTCacactggggaaaagccctACACTTGCAAAACCTGTGGTAAATGTTTCTCAGTTCCTAGCAATCTACAGAAACATGAACGTATTCACCTGGGTGTCAAAGATTTTGTCTGCCAATACTGTAATAAGGCATTCACTTTAAATGAAACACTCAAAATACATGAAAGAATTCATACTGGAGAAAAACGCTACCACTGTCAGTTTTGCTTTCAGAGTTTCTTGTATCTTTCTACCAAAAGGAACCATGAGCAAAGGCACGTACGTGAACATAATGGGAAGGGATACGCTTGCTTTCAGTGCCCCAAAATTTGCAagactgcagctgctctgggaatgcaCCAGAAGAAACATCTATTCAAAAGTCCAGGCACACAAGATAGAAAAGAACAGTTTTGCAATGAAAGCACTAAACTTTTGGAAAATCCACATTTCCTTGGCTCAGAAGGAAGCAAAGTGAAAAATACACAAAGTGTAACTCCAGAAGTTATACTCTGA